One region of Priestia megaterium genomic DNA includes:
- the lepB gene encoding signal peptidase I, which translates to MINKKIKREILTYTSVILGTVLLSVVVQHYWFQPYTVKGDSMKPILHEGNRIIINKHSKLERFDIVVLQAPYSSDFLVKRIVGLPGETVEYKDDVLYINNKVKKEPHLHKYLSKVPVYERFTENFSTYELSPDGTIPDGYVLVLGDNRRISRDGRHFGLTPISSIMGEVNMKYWPLKEMTFMH; encoded by the coding sequence ATGATCAATAAAAAAATAAAGCGTGAAATTCTTACATACACAAGCGTCATCCTCGGCACCGTTTTGCTTTCTGTTGTCGTTCAGCACTATTGGTTTCAGCCCTACACTGTAAAAGGCGATTCTATGAAGCCTATTTTGCACGAAGGCAATCGAATTATTATTAACAAACACAGCAAGCTGGAGCGCTTTGATATTGTCGTGTTACAAGCTCCCTATAGCAGTGATTTTCTAGTAAAGCGGATTGTGGGCTTACCTGGAGAAACGGTCGAATACAAAGATGATGTTCTGTATATAAATAACAAGGTCAAAAAAGAGCCGCATCTTCATAAATACTTGTCCAAAGTGCCCGTTTACGAGCGATTCACCGAAAATTTTTCAACGTACGAACTGTCTCCAGACGGCACGATACCCGATGGATACGTATTAGTGCTAGGTGACAACAGACGTATCAGCCGAGATGGAAGGCATTTTGGCCTTACTCCTATCTCTTCAATCATGGGAGAAGTCAACATGAAATACTGGCCTTTAAAAGAAATGACTTTTATGCATTAA
- a CDS encoding LapA family protein: MKGQSFFILGLIFALIIAVLAVINNDPVQFNYVFGSQKWPLILIILTTAVFGGVVAASLSFVKIVQLRGQVKQKNKRIAELEEEIKQHKPVEPVIEEEPNQPATRTERAQL; the protein is encoded by the coding sequence ATGAAAGGACAGAGCTTTTTTATTTTAGGACTTATATTTGCTCTTATCATTGCTGTTTTAGCTGTAATTAACAACGATCCTGTACAATTTAACTATGTATTTGGTTCACAAAAATGGCCTCTTATTTTAATCATCTTAACAACGGCTGTGTTTGGAGGAGTTGTTGCTGCTTCATTGAGCTTTGTAAAAATTGTTCAACTAAGAGGACAAGTGAAACAGAAAAACAAGCGAATTGCTGAACTAGAAGAAGAAATCAAGCAGCATAAGCCTGTTGAGCCTGTTATAGAAGAAGAACCAAATCAACCAGCTACTCGAACTGAGCGCGCTCAGTTATAA
- a CDS encoding M48 family metallopeptidase, translated as MYTYQTGNQTIDYKIEVVPNRTDITVQICDKEGVKVIIPRGLNENNVRSIIARKATWILKQLNGSQPAEEKPAAPKKEAVKKETAKKEAPKAAASAAKTGSFEEGDKFPYLGRQYRLNIVRGDVAKAEMTFRAKFIATVPESWNEQQTNEGIGQLLTEWYQGRAGEKFQEALKSVKKAADNAPESVKWDELGEEYATTQDNTIVLNWRLLTAPLATIEYVIASQFTNADELFEDAAERKQWLSDNTLNAF; from the coding sequence ATGTATACGTATCAAACAGGCAATCAAACAATTGACTACAAAATTGAAGTCGTTCCAAATAGAACCGATATCACGGTGCAAATTTGTGACAAAGAAGGGGTAAAAGTTATTATCCCAAGAGGTCTTAATGAAAACAATGTGCGTTCAATCATCGCACGCAAAGCAACATGGATTTTAAAACAACTAAACGGTTCACAACCAGCTGAGGAAAAGCCAGCTGCTCCAAAGAAAGAAGCAGTAAAAAAAGAAACAGCTAAAAAAGAGGCTCCTAAAGCAGCAGCTTCTGCAGCTAAAACTGGTTCTTTTGAAGAAGGAGACAAATTCCCTTACCTAGGGCGTCAATACCGCTTAAACATCGTTCGTGGAGATGTAGCAAAAGCTGAAATGACATTCCGTGCAAAATTCATTGCTACAGTACCTGAAAGCTGGAACGAGCAGCAAACAAATGAAGGTATTGGACAACTATTAACAGAATGGTACCAAGGCCGCGCAGGTGAAAAATTCCAAGAAGCTTTGAAATCTGTTAAAAAAGCAGCTGACAATGCTCCTGAATCTGTTAAGTGGGACGAGTTAGGTGAAGAATACGCTACGACTCAAGATAATACAATCGTATTAAACTGGCGTTTGCTAACAGCTCCTCTTGCAACAATTGAATATGTCATTGCTTCTCAATTTACAAATGCAGATGAGTTATTCGAAGATGCAGCTGAACGCAAACAGTGGTTAAGCGATAACACCCTAAACGCATTTTAA
- a CDS encoding methyl-accepting chemotaxis protein: protein MKKAFQSLRMKMLCMIAAMMAITSTVIEVTNYYLIVKQEQAASITLVITFLFVSFTTTVFYFIIRRYIIAVENLSKTMKGISNGDLSVDVVPLKGKNEISTLISSLNEMMTHMRILRQKISKTKSTVSHSSEQLLVSMEETKTAVTEVTMSIQEIAAGSDKQLLSVVETEQAMVDMAKLLQKMTDHSSKVQQSMNRASEHASTGNVAVKDVTNQMNKIYETVKISTSEVKGLEDRSAEIGRIINTITRIAEQTNLLALNAAIEAARAGEHGKGFAVVAGEVRKLAEESKTSAIQISHLLKEIEVQAKRAYRNMEVNTEEVTLGIATVEDVTQQFSIIMEDVFAAQEQMNKMTKATGEIDGYSFKVMESVMALSEVAKQAAAYAEEVAAASQEELASIEELVMLAANLKSTVSES from the coding sequence ATGAAAAAAGCTTTTCAAAGTTTACGCATGAAAATGCTATGTATGATTGCAGCCATGATGGCCATAACATCTACTGTAATTGAAGTAACCAATTATTATCTTATTGTGAAACAAGAGCAAGCAGCTTCGATTACGCTAGTGATTACATTTCTGTTTGTTTCTTTTACAACTACCGTGTTCTATTTTATCATACGTCGCTACATAATTGCGGTTGAAAATTTGTCAAAAACAATGAAAGGGATTTCAAACGGCGATTTATCTGTAGATGTTGTTCCTTTGAAAGGGAAAAATGAGATTAGTACACTCATATCTTCACTTAATGAAATGATGACTCACATGAGAATACTGCGTCAGAAAATAAGTAAAACAAAGAGCACGGTCAGTCATTCCTCAGAGCAATTGCTTGTAAGCATGGAGGAAACAAAAACAGCTGTGACAGAAGTTACGATGTCTATTCAAGAAATTGCTGCGGGTTCTGATAAGCAGTTGCTAAGTGTGGTTGAAACCGAGCAGGCTATGGTGGATATGGCCAAGCTGCTTCAGAAAATGACTGATCATTCTTCAAAGGTACAACAATCGATGAACAGAGCCTCTGAACATGCTTCTACCGGAAATGTTGCGGTGAAAGATGTGACGAATCAAATGAATAAAATCTATGAAACCGTTAAGATATCGACCAGTGAAGTAAAGGGACTCGAAGATCGTTCCGCAGAGATTGGCCGCATTATTAATACGATTACAAGAATTGCTGAACAAACAAATCTTCTTGCACTTAATGCTGCTATTGAAGCTGCAAGGGCTGGAGAACATGGAAAAGGTTTTGCTGTAGTGGCAGGGGAAGTACGTAAGCTAGCGGAAGAATCTAAAACGTCCGCTATACAAATCAGTCATTTGTTAAAAGAAATTGAAGTACAGGCAAAGCGGGCTTATCGAAACATGGAAGTGAATACGGAAGAAGTCACGCTTGGTATTGCCACTGTCGAAGATGTAACGCAACAGTTTTCCATAATTATGGAAGATGTCTTTGCCGCTCAAGAACAAATGAACAAAATGACAAAAGCAACAGGAGAGATTGATGGGTATTCGTTTAAGGTAATGGAGTCTGTCATGGCCCTTTCGGAGGTTGCTAAACAAGCAGCTGCTTACGCTGAAGAAGTAGCTGCGGCTTCACAAGAGGAGTTAGCATCTATAGAAGAACTTGTGATGTTGGCAGCTAATTTAAAATCTACGGTAAGTGAGTCCTGA
- a CDS encoding GNAT family N-acetyltransferase, giving the protein MKNEFRLATNDDADNLLNLTLQAYKPIRELGIPFLAATADLALVKKNISQNLCYVYEEDKRIAATVSIRMPWGEHPGPFAVPHFWWFAVDPSLARKGVGSKLLHLVEEEVIKNTFKSPGVSLGTAKEHPWLVEMYERKGYVQAKEKHLAQGYTTVFLYKKFNEVHSLS; this is encoded by the coding sequence ATGAAAAATGAATTCCGTTTGGCAACAAATGACGACGCGGATAACTTATTGAACTTAACTCTACAAGCATATAAGCCTATTCGAGAGCTAGGCATTCCTTTCTTAGCAGCTACTGCTGATCTTGCCCTCGTTAAGAAAAATATTTCTCAAAACCTTTGCTATGTATATGAAGAAGATAAAAGAATCGCTGCCACTGTATCTATACGAATGCCTTGGGGAGAACATCCAGGTCCGTTTGCTGTTCCGCATTTTTGGTGGTTTGCAGTGGACCCGTCGCTTGCCAGGAAAGGCGTTGGATCTAAGCTGCTGCATCTAGTAGAGGAAGAGGTAATAAAGAATACGTTTAAATCGCCAGGTGTGTCTTTAGGAACAGCAAAAGAACATCCTTGGTTAGTTGAGATGTATGAACGAAAAGGATATGTTCAAGCTAAAGAAAAGCACCTTGCACAAGGCTATACGACCGTATTTCTTTATAAAAAATTCAATGAGGTACACTCTTTGTCGTAA
- a CDS encoding amidohydrolase, whose product MTDQLLLNTLIDIRRELHRFPELSMKEYETTKRIKKWLKHYDISIADAFHLDVGAVAEIVGGKPGPTIAIRADIDALPIEEKTNLPFASEVNGVMHACGHDFHTASIIGAAILLKERQQELCGTVRFIFQPAEETASGAKMLVEKGVLEGVEAIFGMHNKPNLPVGTIGVKSGPLMASVDRFEIDVKGVGGHAGIPEKTVDPIAAAGQIVTSLQTIVSRNLSPFQNVVVSITQIHGGSSWNVIPDKVTLEGTVRTFQEEAREKIPALMKRTAEGIGAAFGASVDVKWYPYLPVVNNDDTLEKLVINAAENLSYQVVEAEQSPGGEDFAVYQQRVPGFFVWMGTAGEYEWHHPSFSLNEEALLVAASYFANLSFDFLNSFHYQKN is encoded by the coding sequence ATGACAGATCAATTACTACTAAATACGCTAATAGACATACGCCGTGAGCTGCACCGGTTTCCAGAGCTTTCAATGAAAGAATATGAAACAACTAAACGTATTAAAAAGTGGTTAAAGCACTACGATATTTCTATAGCGGATGCATTCCATTTAGACGTGGGAGCAGTAGCGGAAATTGTGGGAGGAAAGCCGGGACCTACTATCGCTATTCGAGCTGATATTGATGCGCTGCCAATTGAAGAAAAAACCAATCTGCCATTTGCTTCTGAAGTGAACGGTGTTATGCACGCATGCGGACATGATTTTCATACGGCTTCTATAATCGGAGCAGCCATTCTTCTCAAAGAGCGTCAGCAGGAGCTTTGCGGTACGGTTCGATTTATCTTTCAACCGGCCGAAGAAACGGCTTCTGGGGCAAAAATGCTCGTTGAAAAAGGTGTGCTCGAAGGAGTAGAAGCGATATTTGGAATGCATAACAAACCGAATCTTCCTGTAGGAACCATTGGTGTCAAATCGGGACCTTTAATGGCAAGCGTTGATCGTTTTGAAATTGACGTCAAAGGAGTAGGCGGTCACGCAGGTATTCCAGAAAAAACAGTAGATCCGATTGCTGCTGCTGGTCAAATTGTTACTAGTTTACAAACCATTGTCAGCCGTAATCTCAGCCCATTTCAAAATGTTGTTGTCAGCATAACTCAAATCCACGGAGGGAGCTCGTGGAACGTCATTCCTGACAAAGTAACGCTTGAAGGAACGGTGCGTACCTTTCAAGAAGAAGCGAGAGAAAAAATACCGGCTCTTATGAAACGAACTGCTGAAGGGATTGGAGCAGCTTTCGGGGCTTCAGTAGACGTTAAATGGTATCCGTATCTTCCTGTAGTAAACAATGATGATACGCTGGAAAAATTGGTTATTAACGCTGCAGAGAATCTTAGTTATCAAGTCGTAGAAGCTGAACAATCGCCTGGAGGAGAAGATTTTGCCGTATATCAGCAGCGTGTACCAGGATTTTTTGTATGGATGGGTACGGCTGGAGAATATGAATGGCACCATCCTTCTTTTTCATTAAATGAAGAGGCATTACTTGTAGCAGCTTCTTATTTTGCTAATCTAAGCTTTGACTTTTTGAATTCATTCCATTACCAAAAAAATTAA
- a CDS encoding M20/M25/M40 family metallo-hydrolase: protein MSNKTSLYQTKEQLKKLVSELVSIPSVTGTMAEVEMAESIAAYLLKLPYFQKNEQVELHSTGDGRSIVTAFVEGKNTNKTVVLVSHYDVVDVQDYGQWKKDAFHADTLTSTFYNDMEQVPAHVQKDMIKGDWLFGRGTMDMKAGIALHISMIERACNGEFDGNILLLSVPDEEVNSLGMRKAVPVLLELACKHQLDFSLMLNAEPVFSRYPGDQTNYVYSGSIGKIMPSFLCYGKETHVGEPLAGLNANLLASYLTTEIELNVDFCEKVRDETSPPPTVLIQKDLKEEYSVQVPHSAVVLFNLFMLNRSLKEVTDLLLKSADKAALNVKKHYNKAARQYAVGMEGSSLDVNVWTYEELYTHAVKQHGEKYVQEMEAALLAQEDDDRNKTIKLVNSLAGLCKEAAPMIVLFFTPPFYPAVCSHDDLFVQKILSNVQATAKEQFQVELVEQSYFGGISDLSYASLQHPLHTFNTLVANMPLWNKGYHIPLEELEELKMPVLNIGPLGRDAHQWTERLDVQYSFEILPHFIYQAIKEAQK, encoded by the coding sequence ATGTCGAACAAAACATCTTTGTATCAAACAAAAGAACAGTTAAAGAAGCTTGTAAGCGAATTGGTTTCTATACCTAGCGTGACAGGAACGATGGCAGAAGTGGAAATGGCTGAATCGATAGCGGCGTATTTATTGAAGCTGCCTTACTTTCAAAAAAACGAGCAAGTTGAGCTTCATTCAACAGGAGACGGGCGATCGATTGTCACAGCTTTTGTTGAAGGGAAAAATACGAATAAAACAGTTGTATTAGTCAGTCATTACGACGTAGTGGATGTACAAGATTATGGACAGTGGAAAAAGGATGCTTTTCACGCTGATACGTTAACGAGTACTTTTTATAATGATATGGAACAAGTTCCGGCGCACGTACAAAAAGATATGATAAAAGGAGACTGGCTTTTTGGCCGAGGAACGATGGACATGAAAGCAGGTATTGCTCTGCATATCAGTATGATTGAACGAGCATGCAACGGAGAGTTTGACGGAAACATCCTGCTTCTGTCGGTACCGGATGAAGAAGTAAATTCGCTCGGAATGAGAAAAGCAGTGCCTGTTCTTTTAGAACTTGCGTGCAAACATCAGCTGGATTTTTCTCTCATGCTAAATGCAGAACCAGTGTTCAGCCGCTATCCTGGTGATCAAACGAACTATGTGTACTCAGGATCGATTGGCAAGATCATGCCAAGCTTTTTGTGTTATGGAAAAGAAACTCATGTAGGGGAACCGCTAGCTGGTTTGAATGCTAATTTACTAGCTTCTTATTTAACAACAGAAATAGAACTAAACGTTGATTTTTGCGAAAAAGTAAGAGATGAAACGAGTCCACCTCCTACTGTGCTGATACAAAAAGATTTAAAAGAAGAGTATTCCGTTCAAGTTCCGCACTCTGCCGTTGTATTATTTAATTTATTTATGTTAAACCGCTCTCTTAAAGAAGTAACAGATCTGCTGTTGAAATCGGCTGACAAAGCGGCTTTGAATGTAAAAAAACATTATAATAAAGCTGCTCGGCAGTACGCTGTGGGAATGGAGGGTTCATCCCTTGACGTGAACGTATGGACGTATGAAGAACTTTATACTCATGCAGTCAAACAGCATGGTGAAAAATATGTGCAAGAAATGGAAGCGGCACTTTTGGCACAAGAAGATGATGACAGAAATAAAACCATTAAATTAGTAAACTCTTTAGCTGGTTTATGTAAAGAAGCAGCTCCGATGATAGTCTTATTTTTTACGCCGCCTTTTTACCCGGCCGTTTGTTCACATGATGATCTCTTTGTACAAAAGATTTTGTCAAACGTACAGGCAACTGCCAAAGAGCAATTCCAAGTGGAGCTAGTTGAACAAAGTTATTTTGGCGGAATTTCGGATTTAAGCTATGCCAGCCTGCAGCACCCGCTTCATACATTTAACACGTTAGTAGCCAATATGCCTCTATGGAATAAAGGATATCATATCCCGCTAGAAGAGCTAGAGGAGCTGAAGATGCCGGTGCTGAACATTGGACCGCTGGGAAGAGATGCGCATCAATGGACCGAAAGATTAGACGTTCAGTATTCCTTTGAGATTTTGCCTCACTTCATTTATCAAGCTATAAAAGAAGCACAGAAATAA
- a CDS encoding VOC family protein: MHLSFDHLVHFSPDPIKAQKELNEYGINVIKGGTHEKWGTFNTLAYFHLSYIEWLGLTDIALAQTVTDNDLIQQLVNEHTPFGHFGRFALRTDDMDLLITELKDKGYTVKGPVAGSRQTNDGERLQWQMCFIEDDHDALPFPFFIEWGEPEEKRKPKLAALSSHQAGQLQLKNIYCAVHNLEESISKWTKLLDVQAGESYKDSLLDARCQKLYVNKGNLIFCSGTQGVVHDTLKKVGERPFLVELDHALTPQQITVQGASFKFNK; the protein is encoded by the coding sequence ATGCACTTATCTTTTGATCATCTTGTTCATTTTTCACCTGATCCTATTAAAGCTCAGAAAGAACTAAACGAATACGGAATCAATGTTATTAAAGGCGGTACCCATGAAAAATGGGGCACTTTTAACACGTTGGCTTATTTTCACCTGAGCTATATTGAGTGGCTTGGGCTTACAGATATCGCATTAGCTCAAACAGTTACAGATAATGATCTTATTCAGCAGCTTGTTAACGAACATACGCCGTTTGGTCATTTTGGGCGATTTGCCCTTCGTACAGATGATATGGATTTGCTCATAACCGAGCTGAAAGACAAGGGCTACACTGTAAAAGGCCCTGTAGCGGGGTCTCGTCAAACTAATGATGGAGAAAGACTTCAATGGCAAATGTGTTTTATTGAAGATGACCATGATGCCCTCCCTTTTCCTTTCTTTATTGAGTGGGGTGAACCAGAAGAAAAACGCAAGCCAAAGCTAGCTGCTCTTTCTTCCCATCAAGCCGGTCAGCTGCAGCTAAAAAACATTTACTGTGCTGTACATAACCTTGAAGAATCCATCAGCAAATGGACAAAACTGCTGGACGTTCAGGCTGGCGAAAGCTACAAAGACTCTTTACTTGATGCACGTTGTCAAAAACTATATGTCAATAAAGGAAACCTTATTTTTTGCAGCGGAACACAAGGTGTTGTCCACGATACATTAAAAAAAGTTGGAGAGCGTCCATTTTTGGTTGAATTGGATCACGCTCTAACACCGCAACAAATTACCGTACAAGGAGCTTCTTTTAAATTCAACAAATAA
- a CDS encoding CotG/ExsB N-terminal domain-containing protein, with protein MHITAERIREATEALASTELETFMYQEPTALHRRSRRRSTRRSTRRSTRRTTRRTTRRTTRRTTRRTTRRTTRRSTRRTTRRSTRCTTRRSTRRSSRRRCRCGSPCCSYPWFNKSFGCCFKGHGCRR; from the coding sequence ATGCATATCACTGCTGAAAGAATTAGAGAAGCAACAGAAGCACTTGCTTCTACTGAGCTTGAAACATTTATGTACCAAGAGCCAACTGCTCTTCACAGACGTTCTCGTCGTCGTTCTACTCGTCGTTCTACTCGCCGTTCTACTCGCCGCACTACTCGTCGCACTACTCGTCGCACTACTCGCCGCACTACTCGTCGCACTACTCGTCGCACTACTCGCCGTTCTACTCGTCGCACTACTCGCCGTTCTACTCGCTGCACTACTCGCCGTTCTACTCGCCGTTCTAGCCGTCGCCGCTGTCGCTGCGGTTCACCTTGCTGCTCATATCCATGGTTTAATAAATCATTTGGCTGCTGCTTTAAAGGGCATGGCTGCCGTCGCTAA
- a CDS encoding GNAT family N-acetyltransferase, translating into MLQILEHQRVDIALQIVAVQVEAYQEEARLISFSDIPQLTESKEDVMKSKEVFIGEIIEGKLAGVLSFEKENERLTICRLVVRPRYFRKGIGSRLLTYVLQRYSECECMVSTAEKNTPAIKLYEAHRFSIIKHTAAADNLVLVTMKRD; encoded by the coding sequence ATGCTTCAAATCCTCGAACATCAAAGAGTGGATATCGCTCTTCAAATAGTAGCTGTGCAAGTAGAAGCTTATCAAGAAGAAGCAAGGCTCATTAGCTTTTCAGATATTCCTCAGCTTACAGAAAGCAAAGAAGATGTTATGAAAAGCAAGGAAGTGTTTATCGGAGAAATAATTGAAGGTAAGCTAGCAGGCGTGCTGTCGTTTGAAAAAGAAAATGAGCGATTAACGATTTGCCGCCTTGTTGTGCGTCCTCGTTACTTTCGAAAAGGAATCGGAAGCCGTCTTTTAACATATGTACTTCAAAGATATTCAGAATGTGAGTGTATGGTTTCCACAGCCGAAAAAAATACACCTGCGATTAAGCTATACGAAGCTCATCGGTTTTCAATTATAAAACACACTGCAGCTGCGGATAATCTTGTGTTAGTAACGATGAAAAGAGATTGA
- a CDS encoding MFS transporter yields the protein MNKQLGTLMFVIFMVFVGFGVIIPIVPEVIRATGASTVNLGILMASYSIASFITAPFWGKLSDIKGRRPILLWGLLGFSASFFLFSVAENSLTLMYTSRIIGGLFAGAVIPCAFAYASDSTDEENRTKAMGLLGMSIGLGFIFGPALGGVLSSFGLFVPFVISGILSLIMTAFSFFTLKESLRKEPAAKIQTSRWHDFTSDFQGAMKYLYVLSFLATFTLAGLEATFQFFQIAKINATPTTIGWMFMASGLTQALIQGGVLQRFKKGNEKKLMAIGLLVSAIGFTSILLSSSAVNATLFLCIFTAGNALIRPCVLSLITMRTKVGYGSASGLTASMDSLGRIFGPLLGAFAFKLNMTLPFIIGAVVTLAALLLIQRHTALDYSEQTLSS from the coding sequence ATGAACAAACAGCTTGGAACGTTAATGTTTGTTATTTTTATGGTATTTGTCGGCTTTGGCGTGATCATCCCCATCGTACCTGAAGTTATTCGTGCCACGGGTGCAAGCACGGTCAATTTAGGGATACTAATGGCTAGCTATTCGATCGCATCTTTTATTACCGCACCTTTTTGGGGGAAGCTTTCCGATATAAAAGGCCGCCGTCCCATCTTACTTTGGGGCTTACTTGGCTTTAGCGCAAGCTTTTTTCTTTTTTCGGTGGCAGAAAACTCTTTGACTCTGATGTATACGTCACGCATCATCGGAGGTTTGTTTGCAGGAGCTGTTATTCCTTGTGCTTTTGCATACGCTTCTGATAGTACAGATGAAGAAAACCGCACGAAAGCAATGGGACTGTTAGGGATGTCAATTGGCTTAGGCTTTATTTTTGGACCGGCATTAGGCGGTGTCCTTTCGTCTTTCGGCTTGTTTGTTCCCTTCGTTATCTCTGGTATCTTGTCACTGATTATGACAGCGTTCTCATTCTTTACGTTAAAAGAATCGTTACGAAAAGAACCTGCTGCCAAAATACAGACATCCAGATGGCATGACTTCACGTCAGATTTTCAAGGAGCTATGAAGTATTTATATGTTCTTTCATTTTTAGCTACTTTTACGCTCGCTGGTTTAGAAGCTACTTTTCAATTTTTTCAAATAGCGAAAATCAATGCTACTCCCACGACAATCGGATGGATGTTTATGGCGAGCGGTTTAACTCAAGCCCTGATTCAAGGCGGTGTACTGCAGCGATTTAAAAAAGGAAATGAAAAAAAACTGATGGCTATTGGCTTATTGGTTTCAGCAATAGGATTTACGTCTATTTTGTTATCTTCTAGTGCCGTTAATGCTACCTTATTTCTGTGCATATTTACAGCAGGAAATGCCCTTATTCGTCCTTGTGTCCTCTCATTAATTACGATGAGAACCAAAGTAGGATATGGCTCTGCTTCAGGGTTAACTGCCTCAATGGATAGCTTAGGGCGTATTTTTGGCCCTCTGCTTGGTGCATTTGCCTTTAAACTCAATATGACGCTGCCTTTTATTATCGGAGCAGTTGTCACTTTAGCTGCTTTACTGCTGATTCAGCGTCATACAGCTCTAGATTATTCTGAGCAAACACTATCATCATAG
- a CDS encoding NCS2 family permease, producing the protein MFKLKEYNTDAKTEILAGITTFLTMIYIVIVNPVILSSAGVPFDQVFTATIISAVVATLWMALAANYPIAIAPGMGMNAYFAALVVGSNGSIDYATAFSAVFVAGIIFIILSLTSFREKLIEAIPNNLKHAISAGIGLFIAFIGLRSAGIIVANKSNLIGLGDLQSEKVVLTLIGLAITIILYTLNVNGALFFGMIITGLIAFFRGQLSFDKGLFASPHLPDGLMISNPFAAFGDVIHHDLYTVVFSFLLVTIFDTTGTMVGVAQQAGLMKGNKMPRVRQALLADSFGTTIGALFGTSPTTAYVESSSGVAAGGRTGLTGVTVAILFIVAAFFSPVVSSVSGVAAITSPALIIVGSLMMGAVAKINWNDFDEAFPAFLVVLAMPLTSSIATGIALGFISYPLMKLVKGKGKQVHPLVYVFAVLFLYQLIFLPH; encoded by the coding sequence ATGTTTAAGTTAAAAGAATATAACACGGATGCTAAAACGGAGATTTTAGCTGGTATTACAACGTTTTTAACCATGATTTATATCGTCATTGTGAACCCAGTTATTTTGTCCAGCGCCGGCGTTCCTTTTGATCAAGTATTTACAGCTACTATTATTTCAGCAGTCGTAGCTACGCTATGGATGGCTCTTGCAGCTAACTATCCAATCGCTATTGCTCCCGGTATGGGAATGAATGCATACTTTGCTGCTTTAGTTGTTGGTTCAAATGGAAGTATCGACTATGCTACTGCTTTTTCAGCTGTATTCGTAGCGGGTATTATCTTTATCATCCTATCGTTAACATCGTTTCGTGAAAAATTAATTGAAGCTATTCCAAACAATTTAAAGCACGCGATCAGTGCTGGTATCGGTTTATTTATTGCTTTTATCGGGCTTCGTTCAGCCGGTATTATTGTTGCAAATAAATCAAATTTAATTGGACTTGGTGATTTGCAGTCTGAGAAAGTAGTTTTAACACTGATTGGACTTGCGATTACAATCATTTTATATACGCTAAATGTAAACGGCGCTTTATTCTTCGGTATGATTATTACCGGATTAATTGCTTTCTTTAGAGGACAGCTTTCATTTGATAAAGGTTTGTTTGCTTCCCCTCACCTTCCAGATGGCTTAATGATTTCAAATCCTTTTGCTGCTTTTGGAGATGTTATTCATCATGATTTGTACACAGTTGTTTTTTCTTTCTTACTTGTGACGATTTTTGATACAACAGGTACAATGGTAGGCGTAGCTCAACAGGCCGGTCTTATGAAAGGTAATAAGATGCCTCGCGTGCGTCAAGCATTGCTTGCTGACTCCTTTGGTACAACGATTGGCGCTTTATTTGGTACAAGCCCAACAACCGCTTACGTTGAATCTTCATCTGGTGTAGCAGCAGGCGGACGTACAGGTCTAACGGGCGTGACGGTAGCCATTCTATTTATCGTGGCAGCATTCTTTAGCCCGGTTGTAAGCTCGGTTTCTGGCGTAGCAGCTATTACTTCACCTGCATTAATTATTGTCGGAAGCTTGATGATGGGTGCTGTAGCTAAAATTAATTGGAATGACTTTGATGAAGCGTTCCCTGCCTTTTTAGTTGTTCTAGCGATGCCTCTTACATCAAGTATTGCAACAGGAATTGCGCTTGGCTTCATTTCTTATCCGTTAATGAAGCTGGTAAAAGGAAAAGGCAAACAAGTTCATCCGCTTGTGTATGTCTTTGCTGTTTTATTTCTCTATCAGCTCATCTTTTTACCGCATTAA